TGATTATGCAAAATAACAATACGGCCGAGACAGTCAAGGTTTTCTTTATTGGAGATATCATCGGAAGACCGGGCAGGAATGCGGTTAAGGGGCTTCTGCCGGATATAATAGAAAAATACGCAATAGATTTTATCATAGCAAACGGCGAAAATGCTGCCGGCGGGTTTGGGATTACGCCGAATATAGCAGAAGAGCTTATTGGTCTTAATATTGATGTGATAACATCAGGCAATCACATCTGGGATAAAAAGGAGATTATAGGTTATATCAGGGATAAAAAATGGCTCTTGAGGCCTGCCAACTATCCTGAAGGAGTTCCAGGTTCCGGTTGGGCAGTAATGAAAACAAGGTCGGATATAAAGATAGGCATTTTCAACCTTTGCGGAAGGGTCTTTATGGACAATCTTGATTGCCCGTTCAGGGTTGGCAGTGAAATACTGAAACAGATAACGCATGAAACACCCATAATTATTCTTGATATGCACGCTGAAACAACCTCTGAAAAGGCTGCGATGGCCTGGTTTCTTGACGGCAAGGTAAGCGCTGTGATAGGCACACACACCCATGTTCAGACCGCCGATGAAAGGATATTCCCTCAAGGAACAGCATTCATAACTGATGCAGGTATGACTGGTTCTTTAAATTCAGTGATTGGAATGCAAAAGGAGCCGGTTCTTGAAAGATTTCTTACGCAGATGCCGCAAAAGTTCGAGGTGGCTGCAAATGATGTTATAATGCAGGGTGTTGTAGTGTCTATAGATGTAGTAAGCGGCAAGGCAATGGCTATTGAAAGAATAAATATACCATTATAGAAGAGGTTGTAGACGTTAGGAAAAAATTAGAGACCGATGCAAACCATGATAGATATTACGACACAACTTTCTATTATAAAAAGAGGGATTGTTGATCTTATATCAGAAGAAGAACTGAAAGAAAAATTGCAAAATGCCGCAAAAGACGGCAAACCTCTCCGCATCAAGGCAGGCTTTGACCCTACAGCCCCTGACCTCCATCTTGGTCATACTGTTCTTATTCAAAAATTGAAACAATTTCAAGAATTAGGACATCATGTGATATTCCTCATCGGCGATTTTACCGGCATGATTGGCGACCCAACAGGCAAGTCCGAGACCAGAAAACCCTTAACAAAAGACGATGTGGCTAAAAACGCAGAGACATACAAGGCCCAGATATTTAAAATTCTGGATGAGGAAAAAACCGAAATAGCATTCAACAGCCGCTGGATGAATAATCTCCCTGTAGCAGACTTTATACTCCTTGCCTCCAAACATACCGTTGCCAGAATGCTTGAACGTGATGACTTTAAAAAACGCTATACGGGCAACAGGCCGATTGCAATCCATGAATTTTTGTATCCGCTCATTCAGGGTTATGACTCTGTAGTATTGAAGGCTGATGTGGAAATCGGCGGAACAGACCAGAAATTCAATCTTTTGGTAGGCAGGGAACTCCAGAGAGAATTTGGCCAGACGCCTCAGGTTGTCATCACCATGCCGCTTCTCGAAGGGACTGACGGCGTGCAGAAGATGAGCAAATCCCTTGGGAATTATATAGGGATTACCGAACCTCCCGGAGAAATATTTGGAAAGATAATGTCTGTGTCAGACGAACTGATGCTAAGATATTATGAACTTTTAAGCTCTCTCTCCAACACAGAACTTGAAGAATTAAAACAAGGTTTAAAAAATGGCGCGGTTCATCCAAAGGATGCCAAGGTCAGACTTGCAAAAGAGATGACAACAAGATTTTATGGAAGCGACTCTGCAATTAAGGCAGCCTCTGAATTTGATAAGGTATTCAAGGCCAAAGATATCCCGGAGGATATAGAAGAAAAGGTTATTGCCATTCAGACCGACTATGCAGGGGTTGTTGATATTTTAAAAACAATTGGTTTGGTTCCTTCAAGCTCAGAGGCAAGAAGACTTATCCAGCAGGGGGGAGTTAGTATTGACGGAATGAGAGTATCTGATATAAACTTAAGGCTGCCTGCCAATAAAAATTATTTGCTGCAGGTGGGTAAAAGAAGATTTGCAAGGGTCATCATCAAAAAGCAATAGAAAATTCTTTGTCGGTGAGCTTTTCAGAGGTTTCAAATGAATCTAATCGTAGTCGGTCTCAGTCATAAAACAGCGCCTGTTGAGATAAGGGAGAGGCTTTCATTTCCTGCCCAAACAATAGGCGAGCCGTTAAACAGGCTATGCACAGCCTATGAAATAAACGAAGGGGTTATTATATCCACATGCAACAGGGTTGAGGTATTTGCTGTTACGAGGGACATTGAAAAGGGGCTGTGGCAGGTAAAGAAGTTCTTATCAGAATATCACAACATACCTCTGGAAGGATTAGATAAGCATCTTTATGCCTATACATCAGAAGATGCGGTAAGGCATATCTTCCGGGTTTCTTCAGGCATTGATTCAATGATCATAGGAGAGCCGCAGATACTGGGTCAGGTAAAGGATGCCTATGGTTACGCCCTCCAGCACAAAACCGCCGGCGTTATAATGAATAAGCTTTTTCACAAGGCATTCTCGGTTGCAAAGAGGATCCGCACAGAGACAAAGATAGGCTCCAGCGCAGTCTCCGTAAGCTACGCAGCAGTGGAGCTGGCAAAAAAAATCTTTGGAACGCTTGAGGGCAAGATAGCTATGCTTATAGGCGCCGGAGAGATGGCTGAACTTGCAGCCAGGCATCTCCTTTCAAGCGGAGTGCAGGAGATAATCGTGGCAAACAGAACCTACGAAAAGGCTATAGAGATGGCCAAGGGCTTCAATGGCACGCCTATCATGTTCAGAGAGTTTACCCATTATCTTAAAAAGGTGGATATTGTCATTGCTTCAACTGCCGCGCCTAAATTCATAATACATCCTGAGCAGATAGAGGAGGTAATAAAGGAGCGAAAGAACCGGTCAATGTTTTTTATTGACATCTCTGTTCCCCGGAATATAGACCCGCTTATAAACAATATAGATAACATCTACCTTTATAATGTTGACGACCTTCAGGGCGTTGTTGAGGCAAATTTAAAAGAAAGGGCAAAAGAGGCGAAAGAGGCTGAGGCAATTATCAATGAGGAATTGGGCAATTTCCATAGATGGGTCAAGTCCCTTGATGTGGTGCCGACCATTGTGGCATTAAAGAAAAAATTTGAAGAGATAAGAAAGGGCGAGATGGAAAAGGCATTGTCAGGGATGAATAACCTGCAGGAAAAGGATAAAGAGACAATAGACGCCATGACAAAGGCAATAATCAATAAGGTAGTTCACGACCCTGTAACCCATCTTAAAAAAGAGGCAAACAAGGTGGAGGGGGATTTTTATATAGAGGCGGCAAGAAAACTGTTTGATCTAGACGCAGAGGCAGATAAAGAGGCAAAAAAGGCTGAAGAAGGATAGTTCCAAGAAGGAGAGTATAAATTGAAAAGAAAGATTAAACTCGGCTCACGCGGTAGCCAGCTTGCATTGTGGCAGGCAAACTGGGTAAAGTCAGAGCTGGGAAAAAGATATAAGAACCTTGAAGTAGAGATAATAAAGATCAAAACAACAGGAGATAAAATCCTTGATGTGCCTCTTGCAAAGGTCGGCGGCAAAGGGCTTTTTGTAAAAGAGATTGAAGAAGCTCTGCTGGGAAAAAGGATTGATCTGGCTGTGCATTCCATGAAGGATGTGCCGACTGATTTTCCCAACGGATTGCACCTTGCTGCAATTACAGAGAGGGAAGACCCAAGGGATGCGTTTATAATAAGTCAAAAGTTAAAAGTCAAAAGTCAAAAGTTTAAAGACCTGGCTTACGGCGCAAGTATCGGCACAAGCAGCCTTAGACGTTCATCTCAATTGCTTAATGTAAGACCTGATTTAAAGATTGAGCAGTTAAGAGGAAACCTTAACACACGTTTAAGAAAACTTAATGAAGGACACTTTGATGCAATCATCCTCGCAGCAGCGGGACTTAAAAGGCTCGGATGGTCTGAAAGGATTACCGAATACCTTTCACCCGAAATTAGCCTTCCTGCCATAGGTCAGGGCGCGCTTGGCATAGAGACAAGGATAGATGATAAAGAGATAAATGAACTGACGGCCTTTTTTGACCACCCGGCTACTTCTATTTCAGTAAGGGCAGAACGGGCGCTTTTAAAGAAACTCGAAGGCGGATGTCAGGTGCCAATCGCCGCATACGGAGAAGTTAAAAACAATCAGCTAAAACTCATTGGTCTGGTCGCGTCTATAGATGGAAAAAGGATTATTAAAGATTCTATTACAGGCCAAATTGACAGGGCAGAGGCTATCGGCATAGAACTGGCGGAAAGACTTCTCAGTATGGGCGCATGGGATATATTGAAAGAGGTTTATGAAACTGCGCCGCCCATGCAGGGCGGGGCGGGTTAAGATTTACAATTATATCTTAAAGGTGCGGGTTTACAAATATTGCGAATCAAAAGAGATAAGTCAACCATCCCACAGGTGTTGCATTTGAACAAAGAAACCCTATTTCATATCGCGATATATCTCGCTGCATCCGCTTTAGTCTTTGCCATAATCTATTTTACGGATGCCTATCTGAATATTTCCCATGAGGCATCTATTAGTTGGGGGCTTCTGGCCATGGCCATCATTTTGAACAGGGTGGAGTCATTCAAGCATGTCCCCGGCAGGGTTATCTTCATATTTATAGCAGGGCTTATTACCTTAAGATATTTTATATGGAGGACATTTGATACCTTGATATATGTAGGTCCTCTGGATATGGTCGGCATGGCGCTTATCTATGCGGCTGAAGTGTATGCTGTAGCCATCCATTTTCTCGGCATGTTTGTCAGTCTATGGCCTCTGGAGCGGAGTCCCATGCCGCTTCCTGATGATCCATCTATACTTCCCACAGTTGACATCCTTATACCTACTTACAATGAATCTGAAGAGATTGTAAAACTCACTGCAGTGGCTGCCACACAGATAGATTATCCCAAAGAAAAGCTGAATATATACATACTGGATGACGGCGCCACAACTGCCAGAAGAAATAATAAAGAGACATCTCAATCTGCATGGGAGAGATATCATCGCTTCAGCGGTATGGCGCAGGATTTAGACGTCCACTATATTGCAAGAGAAGAGAACATTCACGCCAAGGCAGGCAACTTAAATCATGCGCTGAAAAAGACCGGCGGAGACCTTGTCCTTATCCTTGACTGCGACCATGTCCCGACAAGGGATATTCTCAAGAATACGGTGGGCTATTTTTTAAAAGATAAGAAGCTCTTCCTCGCTCAGACACCACATTTCTTTATAAATCCGACAACCGTTGAGAAGAATATCGGTTCATTCTCAAACGCCCCAGGTGAAAATGATATGTTCTATCACAGCGTGCATCTCGGCCTGGATTTCTGGAACGCCAGTTATTTCTGCGGCTCTGCAGCCCTTTTAAGAAGGAAATATTTAATGGAGATTGGAGGTATATCTGGACATACTATTACAGAAGATGCCGAGACATCACTGCATCTGCACAATAGAGGATATAATAGTGTGTTTATCAAAAGGCCGATGATATGCGGCCTCTCTCCTGAGACATTTGACGATTATATCCAGCAGAGAAGCCGTTGGGCCCAGGGTATGACGCAGATATTAATCTTGGCAAATCCATTGCTGGCAAATAACCTTACAATACCACAAAAGCTCTGTTATTTTAATAGCAGCTTTTTCTGGCTTTTTAGCATCGCAAGGCTCATATTTTATTTAGGTCCTGCCCTATTTCTTATACTTGGGCTCAAGGTCTATCACGCATCTGTTGGTCAGATGCTTATCTATGCCCTCCCACATGTCATAAGCACCTTTGTGGTAATGGGCTTTTTCTACGGCAAGGTAAGGAGGCCATTCTTTTCAGAAATTTATGAGAGTGTGCAGTCAATATATCTCCTGCCTGCTGTTTTATCTGTGATATTAAATCCGAGAAGGCCGACATTCAAGATTACGCCAAAGGGTAAAACGATAGAAAGCGAATTTACAAATCCAATGGCATCCGCCTTTTTGTTGGTTAGCCTAATAAATATTGTCGCTATTTTTTGGGCTGTATCTAAATGGGTAAATTATCCAATATACAGGGATGTTATATTTGTCACATTCTCCTGGTGTGTTTATAATACGTTACTGTCTCTGGCTACACTTGGCGCATTTCTTGAAAGAAGGCAGATGCGCAGCAATCATAGGGCAAAGGCTGCAGGAGAGGTAAGCATATTGGAGCCAGACTCAAGAAAGTATATCAATGGACAGATCAGAGACCTTTCTATGACAGGCATTGGAATTGAGGTGAATGTACCGTTTTCTAATCCAGAGCCAGATAGGGATATTATGATAGCAGGGCATGATAGTTACGGCGAGAGGTATGAGTTTAAGGCAAAGGTCAGGGCAAATATAAAAAGGGGCAATAAGACTATCTTGGGGCTTGAATTTATCGCTGACGATAAGGATACATTCGCAAAGGTAGTGAGATTTGTTTACGGCGACAGTCAAAGGTGGGTGGATATATTGGATTCCAGAACAGTATCCGCAAGTTCAACTGGCGACATGTATTATTTTGCCCAGAGAGGCGTTAAGGGGGCTGCAGCAAGTTTTATTTATCTCAATAATATGATATATGTTTTGCTGAAAAGATATTTGCAATCCCTGCGGATATGGATTAGATCATCCCATCCATGGATTAAGAAGGAGACAATTTATGAAGGTGAATAAGGTATTTTTTTTCGTAAGTCTATTTTGCATGGCCGCTCCTGTTTTTGCCGCCGAAGAGGCCGCAGCCCCAGTTTCAGGCGCAGTTGCCGCCGTGGTAAAGACAGGCTCGCTGAGTGTCCGTGATAATCCTTCCTTAGACGGACATATCATCGGAAAGTTAAAAAATGGCGATATTGTTCAGGTCGTTGCGCACACGGCAGACAGGCAGTGGTATAAAATCATCTTCAAGGCCGCGGCAGGCGCATGGGTGTCAGCGAGGTTTGCGGCGCTGTCAGGCTCCGTTGATGCCCTGCCTGTTGCAGGGGGATCGGTGTCTGTCCCTGCCTCATTGTCCGGCGCCGGTGGAAAAACAGAAACCATGAAGATTTCCCTTGATAAACTTGCGCCATTCAAATCTGTGGATCTAAGGTG
The DNA window shown above is from Deltaproteobacteria bacterium and carries:
- a CDS encoding TIGR00282 family metallophosphoesterase; its protein translation is MQNNNTAETVKVFFIGDIIGRPGRNAVKGLLPDIIEKYAIDFIIANGENAAGGFGITPNIAEELIGLNIDVITSGNHIWDKKEIIGYIRDKKWLLRPANYPEGVPGSGWAVMKTRSDIKIGIFNLCGRVFMDNLDCPFRVGSEILKQITHETPIIILDMHAETTSEKAAMAWFLDGKVSAVIGTHTHVQTADERIFPQGTAFITDAGMTGSLNSVIGMQKEPVLERFLTQMPQKFEVAANDVIMQGVVVSIDVVSGKAMAIERINIPL
- the tyrS gene encoding tyrosine--tRNA ligase; translation: MDITTQLSIIKRGIVDLISEEELKEKLQNAAKDGKPLRIKAGFDPTAPDLHLGHTVLIQKLKQFQELGHHVIFLIGDFTGMIGDPTGKSETRKPLTKDDVAKNAETYKAQIFKILDEEKTEIAFNSRWMNNLPVADFILLASKHTVARMLERDDFKKRYTGNRPIAIHEFLYPLIQGYDSVVLKADVEIGGTDQKFNLLVGRELQREFGQTPQVVITMPLLEGTDGVQKMSKSLGNYIGITEPPGEIFGKIMSVSDELMLRYYELLSSLSNTELEELKQGLKNGAVHPKDAKVRLAKEMTTRFYGSDSAIKAASEFDKVFKAKDIPEDIEEKVIAIQTDYAGVVDILKTIGLVPSSSEARRLIQQGGVSIDGMRVSDINLRLPANKNYLLQVGKRRFARVIIKKQ
- the hemA gene encoding glutamyl-tRNA reductase produces the protein MNLIVVGLSHKTAPVEIRERLSFPAQTIGEPLNRLCTAYEINEGVIISTCNRVEVFAVTRDIEKGLWQVKKFLSEYHNIPLEGLDKHLYAYTSEDAVRHIFRVSSGIDSMIIGEPQILGQVKDAYGYALQHKTAGVIMNKLFHKAFSVAKRIRTETKIGSSAVSVSYAAVELAKKIFGTLEGKIAMLIGAGEMAELAARHLLSSGVQEIIVANRTYEKAIEMAKGFNGTPIMFREFTHYLKKVDIVIASTAAPKFIIHPEQIEEVIKERKNRSMFFIDISVPRNIDPLINNIDNIYLYNVDDLQGVVEANLKERAKEAKEAEAIINEELGNFHRWVKSLDVVPTIVALKKKFEEIRKGEMEKALSGMNNLQEKDKETIDAMTKAIINKVVHDPVTHLKKEANKVEGDFYIEAARKLFDLDAEADKEAKKAEEG
- the hemC gene encoding hydroxymethylbilane synthase, which gives rise to MKRKIKLGSRGSQLALWQANWVKSELGKRYKNLEVEIIKIKTTGDKILDVPLAKVGGKGLFVKEIEEALLGKRIDLAVHSMKDVPTDFPNGLHLAAITEREDPRDAFIISQKLKVKSQKFKDLAYGASIGTSSLRRSSQLLNVRPDLKIEQLRGNLNTRLRKLNEGHFDAIILAAAGLKRLGWSERITEYLSPEISLPAIGQGALGIETRIDDKEINELTAFFDHPATSISVRAERALLKKLEGGCQVPIAAYGEVKNNQLKLIGLVASIDGKRIIKDSITGQIDRAEAIGIELAERLLSMGAWDILKEVYETAPPMQGGAG
- the bcsA gene encoding UDP-forming cellulose synthase catalytic subunit, with amino-acid sequence MNKETLFHIAIYLAASALVFAIIYFTDAYLNISHEASISWGLLAMAIILNRVESFKHVPGRVIFIFIAGLITLRYFIWRTFDTLIYVGPLDMVGMALIYAAEVYAVAIHFLGMFVSLWPLERSPMPLPDDPSILPTVDILIPTYNESEEIVKLTAVAATQIDYPKEKLNIYILDDGATTARRNNKETSQSAWERYHRFSGMAQDLDVHYIAREENIHAKAGNLNHALKKTGGDLVLILDCDHVPTRDILKNTVGYFLKDKKLFLAQTPHFFINPTTVEKNIGSFSNAPGENDMFYHSVHLGLDFWNASYFCGSAALLRRKYLMEIGGISGHTITEDAETSLHLHNRGYNSVFIKRPMICGLSPETFDDYIQQRSRWAQGMTQILILANPLLANNLTIPQKLCYFNSSFFWLFSIARLIFYLGPALFLILGLKVYHASVGQMLIYALPHVISTFVVMGFFYGKVRRPFFSEIYESVQSIYLLPAVLSVILNPRRPTFKITPKGKTIESEFTNPMASAFLLVSLINIVAIFWAVSKWVNYPIYRDVIFVTFSWCVYNTLLSLATLGAFLERRQMRSNHRAKAAGEVSILEPDSRKYINGQIRDLSMTGIGIEVNVPFSNPEPDRDIMIAGHDSYGERYEFKAKVRANIKRGNKTILGLEFIADDKDTFAKVVRFVYGDSQRWVDILDSRTVSASSTGDMYYFAQRGVKGAAASFIYLNNMIYVLLKRYLQSLRIWIRSSHPWIKKETIYEGE